The following are encoded together in the Capsulimonas corticalis genome:
- the csx19 gene encoding type III-D CRISPR-associated protein Csx19: MTTPTSREISGANLVAIHDPSECLRWLLEKGADAPIGFSSPTVWAVVQCGDTLAWGQYGQAQWRWTSELDSEVRAPAIANLFEARVFSREREALIWRRDDGKFAGRTVTDATISDALLAPIDEEWLFEGKVSGSQGDLFVSRKLLGGNVSVTPQGRGVCIRHYVEADLNTGLLHIALSRFLELLR, translated from the coding sequence ATGACTACTCCTACCTCTCGTGAGATTTCCGGAGCCAATCTCGTTGCAATCCATGATCCATCGGAGTGTTTACGGTGGCTATTAGAAAAAGGCGCTGATGCTCCCATTGGTTTTTCATCTCCCACGGTGTGGGCAGTTGTGCAATGCGGCGATACGCTTGCTTGGGGTCAGTATGGGCAAGCACAATGGCGGTGGACCTCCGAATTGGATTCTGAAGTACGTGCTCCAGCCATCGCTAATCTCTTTGAGGCCCGCGTCTTCTCGCGAGAGCGCGAAGCGCTGATCTGGCGAAGAGATGATGGTAAATTTGCTGGACGTACAGTTACTGATGCGACAATTTCGGATGCGCTCCTGGCGCCAATCGATGAAGAGTGGCTTTTTGAAGGCAAGGTATCGGGTTCTCAGGGAGATCTCTTTGTGTCACGCAAATTATTGGGGGGCAATGTGTCTGTCACGCCTCAAGGGCGCGGCGTTTGCATTCGCCACTACGTTGAAGCGGATCTAAACACGGGATTACTGCACATCGCTCTGAGCCGATTCCTCGAACTGCTGCGATAG